ACCTTGTTATGCCAAGGCTGATAAGGAAGCTGAAGGAGGCCAACGTTGTTGGGAACGACATACATAAGATATCAAAGCCCATAGTTGCAGAGATGGGTGGTATAGGGATACTCTTCGGTTTTACCATTGGAATGTTCATCGGCATGTACACCTTCCCCACCCTCCAGTATGAACTCATGGTCACCCTCCTTGTGATCCTCCTTGTGGGTATCGTTGGGATGGTGGATGACCTTGTGAGGTTATCATCACGCGAAAAACTCATCCTTCTGTTTCTCGCCGGCCTCCCCATAATATGGGTGGCGCCGCCAAAGGTGGGTATACTCTACATGATAATGATGCCGGTGGCTGTTTCAATCGCATCGAACCTCACAAACATGCTTGCAGGCCTCAATGGTATAGAATCAGGGCTTGGTTCAATTGCAATGACGGCCCTCACACTCTCCTGTATAATAATGGGTAAATATGATGTCTCAATAATAACCATGGCCATGCTGGGGGCCCTCCTGGC
The sequence above is drawn from the Methanothermobacter wolfeii genome and encodes:
- a CDS encoding MraY family glycosyltransferase, with translation MAFLSTYLVMPRLIRKLKEANVVGNDIHKISKPIVAEMGGIGILFGFTIGMFIGMYTFPTLQYELMVTLLVILLVGIVGMVDDLVRLSSREKLILLFLAGLPIIWVAPPKVGILYMIMMPVAVSIASNLTNMLAGLNGIESGLGSIAMTALTLSCIIMGKYDVSIITMAMLGALLAFLIYNRYPSRVFPGDVGTLIIGACIASVAFIGRVKIIAFIVLLPNIIDGLLKFYSAGVVERHRHQPTRVSEDGKLIAPPEGFNSLIRWILRRPMREKTVVMVVWSIGVFFGFLGVMLAFILPLDPF